A stretch of the Osmerus eperlanus chromosome 10, fOsmEpe2.1, whole genome shotgun sequence genome encodes the following:
- the znf143a gene encoding zinc finger protein 143a isoform X7, with translation MNSDDSHCLATMLLAQVNRSLQPVTLADGSTVYIQCTPAVSFSDNKFMDGQLIQLEDRSAAHYVSKTDETSKWTSSPLCDVIGSDGLRLENGQAVQLEDGTIAYIQTPRETYGQNTLQAVQLEDGTTAYIQHTVHMPQSNTILATQADGTVSDFNDGTIDPETISVLEQYASKVEADKPATNSGIMETDQDETVPMQVHERVHTSGQPYLCHFKGCGKKYGTGYDLKSHLKTHTGETPYRCQELTCRRSFRTSGQLLAHVRTHTGERPFSCPFEGCGRTFIASNARKVHIRKHTGERPYTCAEPGCGRSFTSTGSYRSHIRIHTGPHTVQPIQLQPLWEVLQDDFLPGPSQTHCAPKRRSH, from the exons ATGAACTCCGATGACTCGCACTGCTT GGCTACCATGCTATTGGCTCAAGTTAACCGGAGTTTGCAGCCAGTGACTCTTGCTGATGGATCCACAGTTTACATCCAGTGTACCCCAGCAG TTTCCTTTTCAGATAATAAGTTCATGGATGGACAGCTCATTCAGTTGGAAGATAGATCTGCAGCACATTATGTATCAAAAACAG ACGAGACCAGCAAGTGGACAAGTTCTCCACTGTGTGATGTGATCGGGAGTGATGGTCTGAGACTGGAGAACGGTCAGGCTGTACAGCTGGAAGATGGCACCATTGCTTACATACAGACCCCCAGAG AGACCTATGGCCAGAATACACTGCAGGCTGTCCAGTTGGAAGATGGCACCACAGCCTATATTCAGCACACTGTGCACATGCCCCAGTCCAATACCATTCTGGCCACCCAGGCAGATGGCACAGTGTCAGACTTCAATGATGGCACCATCGACCCAGAGACCATCAGTGTGCTGGAACAGTACGCTTCCAAG GTAGAAGCTGATAAGCCTGCCACTAACTCGGGTATTATGGAAACCGATCAAGATGAAACTGTGCCCATGCAG GTACATGAAAGGGTGCACACCAGTGGCCAGCCATATCTGTGTCATTTCAAAGGCTGTGGGAAGAAGTATGGtacag GCTATGACTTAAAAAGTCACcttaagacacacacaggggagacaCCTTACCGCTGCCAAGAACTGACTTGTCGAAGATCATTCAGGACGTCAGGACAACTCCTGGCGCATGTCAGGACCCACACAG GTGAAAGGCCATTTTCGTGTCCGTTTGAGGGGTGCGGAAGAACGTTCATCGCCTCAAACGCCAGGAAAGTGCACATTCGCAAACACACCGGCGAGAGGCCGTACACCTGTGCGGAGCCAGGCTGTGGAcgctccttcacctccaccggCAGCTACAGGAGCCACATTAGGATCCACACAG GTCCACATACCGTTCAACCCATACAGCTGCAACCACTGTGGGAAGTCCTACAAGACGATTTCCTCCCTGGCCCGTCACAAACTCACTGCGCACCAAAACGCAGAAGTcattga
- the znf143a gene encoding zinc finger protein 143a isoform X5, producing the protein MLLAQVNRSLQPVTLADGSTVYIQCTPAVSFSDNKFMDGQLIQLEDRSAAHYVSKTDETSKWTSSPLCDVIGSDGLRLENGQAVQLEDGTIAYIQTPRETYGQNTLQAVQLEDGTTAYIQHTVHMPQSNTILATQADGTVSDFNDGTIDPETISVLEQYASKVEADKPATNSGIMETDQDETVPMQVHERVHTSGQPYLCHFKGCGKKYGTGYDLKSHLKTHTGETPYRCQELTCRRSFRTSGQLLAHVRTHTGERPFSCPFEGCGRTFIASNARKVHIRKHTGERPYTCAEPGCGRSFTSTGSYRSHIRIHTGEKPYLCTVPGCDKRFTEYSTLYKHHEVHIPFNPYSCNHCGKSYKTISSLARHKLTAHQNAEVIEEEQEAYFESPAENLRSH; encoded by the exons ATGCTATTGGCTCAAGTTAACCGGAGTTTGCAGCCAGTGACTCTTGCTGATGGATCCACAGTTTACATCCAGTGTACCCCAGCAG TTTCCTTTTCAGATAATAAGTTCATGGATGGACAGCTCATTCAGTTGGAAGATAGATCTGCAGCACATTATGTATCAAAAACAG ACGAGACCAGCAAGTGGACAAGTTCTCCACTGTGTGATGTGATCGGGAGTGATGGTCTGAGACTGGAGAACGGTCAGGCTGTACAGCTGGAAGATGGCACCATTGCTTACATACAGACCCCCAGAG AGACCTATGGCCAGAATACACTGCAGGCTGTCCAGTTGGAAGATGGCACCACAGCCTATATTCAGCACACTGTGCACATGCCCCAGTCCAATACCATTCTGGCCACCCAGGCAGATGGCACAGTGTCAGACTTCAATGATGGCACCATCGACCCAGAGACCATCAGTGTGCTGGAACAGTACGCTTCCAAG GTAGAAGCTGATAAGCCTGCCACTAACTCGGGTATTATGGAAACCGATCAAGATGAAACTGTGCCCATGCAG GTACATGAAAGGGTGCACACCAGTGGCCAGCCATATCTGTGTCATTTCAAAGGCTGTGGGAAGAAGTATGGtacag GCTATGACTTAAAAAGTCACcttaagacacacacaggggagacaCCTTACCGCTGCCAAGAACTGACTTGTCGAAGATCATTCAGGACGTCAGGACAACTCCTGGCGCATGTCAGGACCCACACAG GTGAAAGGCCATTTTCGTGTCCGTTTGAGGGGTGCGGAAGAACGTTCATCGCCTCAAACGCCAGGAAAGTGCACATTCGCAAACACACCGGCGAGAGGCCGTACACCTGTGCGGAGCCAGGCTGTGGAcgctccttcacctccaccggCAGCTACAGGAGCCACATTAGGATCCACACAG GAGAAAAGCCGTATCTGTGTACGGTCCCAGGTTGTGACAAGCGATTCACCGAATACTCAACCCTTTACAAACACCACGAGGTCCACATACCGTTCAACCCATACAGCTGCAACCACTGTGGGAAGTCCTACAAGACGATTTCCTCCCTGGCCCGTCACAAACTCACTGCGCACCAAAACGCAGAAGTcattgaggaggagcaggaggcctACTTTGAATCTCCTGCAG agaatcTTAGAAGCCATTGA
- the znf143a gene encoding zinc finger protein 143a isoform X1: protein MNSDDSHCLATMLLAQVNRSLQPVTLADGSTVYIQCTPAVSFSDNKFMDGQLIQLEDRSAAHYVSKTDETSKWTSSPLCDVIGSDGLRLENGQAVQLEDGTIAYIQTPRETYGQNTLQAVQLEDGTTAYIQHTVHMPQSNTILATQADGTVSDFNDGTIDPETISVLEQYASKVEADKPATNSGIMETDQDETVPMQVHERVHTSGQPYLCHFKGCGKKYGTGYDLKSHLKTHTGETPYRCQELTCRRSFRTSGQLLAHVRTHTGERPFSCPFEGCGRTFIASNARKVHIRKHTGERPYTCAEPGCGRSFTSTGSYRSHIRIHTGEKPYLCTVPGCDKRFTEYSTLYKHHEVHIPFNPYSCNHCGKSYKTISSLARHKLTAHQNAEVIEEEQEAYFESPAENLRSH, encoded by the exons ATGAACTCCGATGACTCGCACTGCTT GGCTACCATGCTATTGGCTCAAGTTAACCGGAGTTTGCAGCCAGTGACTCTTGCTGATGGATCCACAGTTTACATCCAGTGTACCCCAGCAG TTTCCTTTTCAGATAATAAGTTCATGGATGGACAGCTCATTCAGTTGGAAGATAGATCTGCAGCACATTATGTATCAAAAACAG ACGAGACCAGCAAGTGGACAAGTTCTCCACTGTGTGATGTGATCGGGAGTGATGGTCTGAGACTGGAGAACGGTCAGGCTGTACAGCTGGAAGATGGCACCATTGCTTACATACAGACCCCCAGAG AGACCTATGGCCAGAATACACTGCAGGCTGTCCAGTTGGAAGATGGCACCACAGCCTATATTCAGCACACTGTGCACATGCCCCAGTCCAATACCATTCTGGCCACCCAGGCAGATGGCACAGTGTCAGACTTCAATGATGGCACCATCGACCCAGAGACCATCAGTGTGCTGGAACAGTACGCTTCCAAG GTAGAAGCTGATAAGCCTGCCACTAACTCGGGTATTATGGAAACCGATCAAGATGAAACTGTGCCCATGCAG GTACATGAAAGGGTGCACACCAGTGGCCAGCCATATCTGTGTCATTTCAAAGGCTGTGGGAAGAAGTATGGtacag GCTATGACTTAAAAAGTCACcttaagacacacacaggggagacaCCTTACCGCTGCCAAGAACTGACTTGTCGAAGATCATTCAGGACGTCAGGACAACTCCTGGCGCATGTCAGGACCCACACAG GTGAAAGGCCATTTTCGTGTCCGTTTGAGGGGTGCGGAAGAACGTTCATCGCCTCAAACGCCAGGAAAGTGCACATTCGCAAACACACCGGCGAGAGGCCGTACACCTGTGCGGAGCCAGGCTGTGGAcgctccttcacctccaccggCAGCTACAGGAGCCACATTAGGATCCACACAG GAGAAAAGCCGTATCTGTGTACGGTCCCAGGTTGTGACAAGCGATTCACCGAATACTCAACCCTTTACAAACACCACGAGGTCCACATACCGTTCAACCCATACAGCTGCAACCACTGTGGGAAGTCCTACAAGACGATTTCCTCCCTGGCCCGTCACAAACTCACTGCGCACCAAAACGCAGAAGTcattgaggaggagcaggaggcctACTTTGAATCTCCTGCAG agaatcTTAGAAGCCATTGA
- the znf143a gene encoding zinc finger protein 143a isoform X3 — MNSDDSHCLATMLLAQVNRSLQPVTLADGSTVYIQCTPADNKFMDGQLIQLEDRSAAHYVSKTDETSKWTSSPLCDVIGSDGLRLENGQAVQLEDGTIAYIQTPRETYGQNTLQAVQLEDGTTAYIQHTVHMPQSNTILATQADGTVSDFNDGTIDPETISVLEQYASKVEADKPATNSGIMETDQDETVPMQVHERVHTSGQPYLCHFKGCGKKYGTGYDLKSHLKTHTGETPYRCQELTCRRSFRTSGQLLAHVRTHTGERPFSCPFEGCGRTFIASNARKVHIRKHTGERPYTCAEPGCGRSFTSTGSYRSHIRIHTGEKPYLCTVPGCDKRFTEYSTLYKHHEVHIPFNPYSCNHCGKSYKTISSLARHKLTAHQNAEVIEEEQEAYFESPAENLRSH, encoded by the exons ATGAACTCCGATGACTCGCACTGCTT GGCTACCATGCTATTGGCTCAAGTTAACCGGAGTTTGCAGCCAGTGACTCTTGCTGATGGATCCACAGTTTACATCCAGTGTACCCCAGCAG ATAATAAGTTCATGGATGGACAGCTCATTCAGTTGGAAGATAGATCTGCAGCACATTATGTATCAAAAACAG ACGAGACCAGCAAGTGGACAAGTTCTCCACTGTGTGATGTGATCGGGAGTGATGGTCTGAGACTGGAGAACGGTCAGGCTGTACAGCTGGAAGATGGCACCATTGCTTACATACAGACCCCCAGAG AGACCTATGGCCAGAATACACTGCAGGCTGTCCAGTTGGAAGATGGCACCACAGCCTATATTCAGCACACTGTGCACATGCCCCAGTCCAATACCATTCTGGCCACCCAGGCAGATGGCACAGTGTCAGACTTCAATGATGGCACCATCGACCCAGAGACCATCAGTGTGCTGGAACAGTACGCTTCCAAG GTAGAAGCTGATAAGCCTGCCACTAACTCGGGTATTATGGAAACCGATCAAGATGAAACTGTGCCCATGCAG GTACATGAAAGGGTGCACACCAGTGGCCAGCCATATCTGTGTCATTTCAAAGGCTGTGGGAAGAAGTATGGtacag GCTATGACTTAAAAAGTCACcttaagacacacacaggggagacaCCTTACCGCTGCCAAGAACTGACTTGTCGAAGATCATTCAGGACGTCAGGACAACTCCTGGCGCATGTCAGGACCCACACAG GTGAAAGGCCATTTTCGTGTCCGTTTGAGGGGTGCGGAAGAACGTTCATCGCCTCAAACGCCAGGAAAGTGCACATTCGCAAACACACCGGCGAGAGGCCGTACACCTGTGCGGAGCCAGGCTGTGGAcgctccttcacctccaccggCAGCTACAGGAGCCACATTAGGATCCACACAG GAGAAAAGCCGTATCTGTGTACGGTCCCAGGTTGTGACAAGCGATTCACCGAATACTCAACCCTTTACAAACACCACGAGGTCCACATACCGTTCAACCCATACAGCTGCAACCACTGTGGGAAGTCCTACAAGACGATTTCCTCCCTGGCCCGTCACAAACTCACTGCGCACCAAAACGCAGAAGTcattgaggaggagcaggaggcctACTTTGAATCTCCTGCAG agaatcTTAGAAGCCATTGA
- the znf143a gene encoding zinc finger protein 143a isoform X4, with translation MNSDDSHCLATMLLAQVNRSLQPVTLADGSTVYIQCTPAVSFSDNKFMDGQLIQLEDRSAAHYVSKTDETSKWTSSPLCDVIGSDGLRLENGQAVQLEDGTIAYIQTPRETYGQNTLQAVQLEDGTTAYIQHTVHMPQSNTILATQADGTVSDFNDGTIDPETISVLEQYASKVEADKPATNSGIMETDQDETVPMQVHERVHTSGQPYLCHFKGCGKKYGTGYDLKSHLKTHTGETPYRCQELTCRRSFRTSGQLLAHVRTHTGERPFSCPFEGCGRTFIASNARKVHIRKHTGERPYTCAEPGCGRSFTSTGSYRSHIRIHTGEKPYLCTVPGCDKRFTEYSTLYKHHEVHIPFNPYSCNHCGKSYKTISSLARHKLTAHQNAEVIEEEQEAYFESPAV, from the exons ATGAACTCCGATGACTCGCACTGCTT GGCTACCATGCTATTGGCTCAAGTTAACCGGAGTTTGCAGCCAGTGACTCTTGCTGATGGATCCACAGTTTACATCCAGTGTACCCCAGCAG TTTCCTTTTCAGATAATAAGTTCATGGATGGACAGCTCATTCAGTTGGAAGATAGATCTGCAGCACATTATGTATCAAAAACAG ACGAGACCAGCAAGTGGACAAGTTCTCCACTGTGTGATGTGATCGGGAGTGATGGTCTGAGACTGGAGAACGGTCAGGCTGTACAGCTGGAAGATGGCACCATTGCTTACATACAGACCCCCAGAG AGACCTATGGCCAGAATACACTGCAGGCTGTCCAGTTGGAAGATGGCACCACAGCCTATATTCAGCACACTGTGCACATGCCCCAGTCCAATACCATTCTGGCCACCCAGGCAGATGGCACAGTGTCAGACTTCAATGATGGCACCATCGACCCAGAGACCATCAGTGTGCTGGAACAGTACGCTTCCAAG GTAGAAGCTGATAAGCCTGCCACTAACTCGGGTATTATGGAAACCGATCAAGATGAAACTGTGCCCATGCAG GTACATGAAAGGGTGCACACCAGTGGCCAGCCATATCTGTGTCATTTCAAAGGCTGTGGGAAGAAGTATGGtacag GCTATGACTTAAAAAGTCACcttaagacacacacaggggagacaCCTTACCGCTGCCAAGAACTGACTTGTCGAAGATCATTCAGGACGTCAGGACAACTCCTGGCGCATGTCAGGACCCACACAG GTGAAAGGCCATTTTCGTGTCCGTTTGAGGGGTGCGGAAGAACGTTCATCGCCTCAAACGCCAGGAAAGTGCACATTCGCAAACACACCGGCGAGAGGCCGTACACCTGTGCGGAGCCAGGCTGTGGAcgctccttcacctccaccggCAGCTACAGGAGCCACATTAGGATCCACACAG GAGAAAAGCCGTATCTGTGTACGGTCCCAGGTTGTGACAAGCGATTCACCGAATACTCAACCCTTTACAAACACCACGAGGTCCACATACCGTTCAACCCATACAGCTGCAACCACTGTGGGAAGTCCTACAAGACGATTTCCTCCCTGGCCCGTCACAAACTCACTGCGCACCAAAACGCAGAAGTcattgaggaggagcaggaggcctACTTTGAATCTCCTGCAG TATGA
- the znf143a gene encoding zinc finger protein 143a isoform X6 — MLLAQVNRSLQPVTLADGSTVYIQCTPADNKFMDGQLIQLEDRSAAHYVSKTDETSKWTSSPLCDVIGSDGLRLENGQAVQLEDGTIAYIQTPRETYGQNTLQAVQLEDGTTAYIQHTVHMPQSNTILATQADGTVSDFNDGTIDPETISVLEQYASKVEADKPATNSGIMETDQDETVPMQVHERVHTSGQPYLCHFKGCGKKYGTGYDLKSHLKTHTGETPYRCQELTCRRSFRTSGQLLAHVRTHTGERPFSCPFEGCGRTFIASNARKVHIRKHTGERPYTCAEPGCGRSFTSTGSYRSHIRIHTGEKPYLCTVPGCDKRFTEYSTLYKHHEVHIPFNPYSCNHCGKSYKTISSLARHKLTAHQNAEVIEEEQEAYFESPAENLRSH; from the exons ATGCTATTGGCTCAAGTTAACCGGAGTTTGCAGCCAGTGACTCTTGCTGATGGATCCACAGTTTACATCCAGTGTACCCCAGCAG ATAATAAGTTCATGGATGGACAGCTCATTCAGTTGGAAGATAGATCTGCAGCACATTATGTATCAAAAACAG ACGAGACCAGCAAGTGGACAAGTTCTCCACTGTGTGATGTGATCGGGAGTGATGGTCTGAGACTGGAGAACGGTCAGGCTGTACAGCTGGAAGATGGCACCATTGCTTACATACAGACCCCCAGAG AGACCTATGGCCAGAATACACTGCAGGCTGTCCAGTTGGAAGATGGCACCACAGCCTATATTCAGCACACTGTGCACATGCCCCAGTCCAATACCATTCTGGCCACCCAGGCAGATGGCACAGTGTCAGACTTCAATGATGGCACCATCGACCCAGAGACCATCAGTGTGCTGGAACAGTACGCTTCCAAG GTAGAAGCTGATAAGCCTGCCACTAACTCGGGTATTATGGAAACCGATCAAGATGAAACTGTGCCCATGCAG GTACATGAAAGGGTGCACACCAGTGGCCAGCCATATCTGTGTCATTTCAAAGGCTGTGGGAAGAAGTATGGtacag GCTATGACTTAAAAAGTCACcttaagacacacacaggggagacaCCTTACCGCTGCCAAGAACTGACTTGTCGAAGATCATTCAGGACGTCAGGACAACTCCTGGCGCATGTCAGGACCCACACAG GTGAAAGGCCATTTTCGTGTCCGTTTGAGGGGTGCGGAAGAACGTTCATCGCCTCAAACGCCAGGAAAGTGCACATTCGCAAACACACCGGCGAGAGGCCGTACACCTGTGCGGAGCCAGGCTGTGGAcgctccttcacctccaccggCAGCTACAGGAGCCACATTAGGATCCACACAG GAGAAAAGCCGTATCTGTGTACGGTCCCAGGTTGTGACAAGCGATTCACCGAATACTCAACCCTTTACAAACACCACGAGGTCCACATACCGTTCAACCCATACAGCTGCAACCACTGTGGGAAGTCCTACAAGACGATTTCCTCCCTGGCCCGTCACAAACTCACTGCGCACCAAAACGCAGAAGTcattgaggaggagcaggaggcctACTTTGAATCTCCTGCAG agaatcTTAGAAGCCATTGA
- the znf143a gene encoding zinc finger protein 143a isoform X2 → MNSDDSHCLATMLLAQVNRSLQPVTLADGSTVYIQCTPAVSFSDNKFMDGQLIQLEDRSAAHYVSKTDETSKWTSSPLCDVIGSDGLRLENGQAVQLEDGTIAYIQTPRETYGQNTLQAVQLEDGTTAYIQHTVHMPQSNTILATQADGTVSDFNDGTIDPETISVLEQYASKVEADKPATNSGIMETDQDETVPMQVHERVHTSGQPYLCHFKGCGKKYGTGYDLKSHLKTHTGETPYRCQELTCRRSFRTSGQLLAHVRTHTGERPFSCPFEGCGRTFIASNARKVHIRKHTGERPYTCAEPGCGRSFTSTGSYRSHIRIHTGEKPYLCTVPGCDKRFTEYSTLYKHHEVHIPFNPYSCNHCGKSYKTISSLARHKLTAHQNAEVIEEEQEAYFESPAVNSPL, encoded by the exons ATGAACTCCGATGACTCGCACTGCTT GGCTACCATGCTATTGGCTCAAGTTAACCGGAGTTTGCAGCCAGTGACTCTTGCTGATGGATCCACAGTTTACATCCAGTGTACCCCAGCAG TTTCCTTTTCAGATAATAAGTTCATGGATGGACAGCTCATTCAGTTGGAAGATAGATCTGCAGCACATTATGTATCAAAAACAG ACGAGACCAGCAAGTGGACAAGTTCTCCACTGTGTGATGTGATCGGGAGTGATGGTCTGAGACTGGAGAACGGTCAGGCTGTACAGCTGGAAGATGGCACCATTGCTTACATACAGACCCCCAGAG AGACCTATGGCCAGAATACACTGCAGGCTGTCCAGTTGGAAGATGGCACCACAGCCTATATTCAGCACACTGTGCACATGCCCCAGTCCAATACCATTCTGGCCACCCAGGCAGATGGCACAGTGTCAGACTTCAATGATGGCACCATCGACCCAGAGACCATCAGTGTGCTGGAACAGTACGCTTCCAAG GTAGAAGCTGATAAGCCTGCCACTAACTCGGGTATTATGGAAACCGATCAAGATGAAACTGTGCCCATGCAG GTACATGAAAGGGTGCACACCAGTGGCCAGCCATATCTGTGTCATTTCAAAGGCTGTGGGAAGAAGTATGGtacag GCTATGACTTAAAAAGTCACcttaagacacacacaggggagacaCCTTACCGCTGCCAAGAACTGACTTGTCGAAGATCATTCAGGACGTCAGGACAACTCCTGGCGCATGTCAGGACCCACACAG GTGAAAGGCCATTTTCGTGTCCGTTTGAGGGGTGCGGAAGAACGTTCATCGCCTCAAACGCCAGGAAAGTGCACATTCGCAAACACACCGGCGAGAGGCCGTACACCTGTGCGGAGCCAGGCTGTGGAcgctccttcacctccaccggCAGCTACAGGAGCCACATTAGGATCCACACAG GAGAAAAGCCGTATCTGTGTACGGTCCCAGGTTGTGACAAGCGATTCACCGAATACTCAACCCTTTACAAACACCACGAGGTCCACATACCGTTCAACCCATACAGCTGCAACCACTGTGGGAAGTCCTACAAGACGATTTCCTCCCTGGCCCGTCACAAACTCACTGCGCACCAAAACGCAGAAGTcattgaggaggagcaggaggcctACTTTGAATCTCCTGCAG TGAACAGCCCACTCTAG